The uncultured Desulfobulbus sp. genome window below encodes:
- a CDS encoding IS91 family transposase has product MDLATLVHQYYDVFMARFGKTILPEQRKALDAILRCRTPASGELYVQCPDCHHGQWRPLSCGNRHCPRCQNHLTSLWIDKQREKLLPVPYFMVTFTLPYQLRSLAYRHQGEVYSLMFRCAAEVLRSFARNAKSLGAEIGMTMVLHTHSRRLEFHPHIHVLIPGGGIDQQARVWKKLSGKYLFNGFALAKAFRGKFLAGADAIGLRITDKVPKKWVVHCDHMGTGAPALKYLARYLYRGVIGEKNIIANTNGEVTFRYRDSATGTMQKRTLRGEEFLRLLLQHVLPNGFRRLREYGFLHGNAKKIRMLVQLVLHVVIRPQPPRPRPVFACPHCNQPMRIVCFRNSYRQPG; this is encoded by the coding sequence ATGGACCTGGCCACTCTTGTTCACCAATATTATGATGTCTTCATGGCGCGGTTCGGCAAAACCATCCTGCCAGAACAACGCAAGGCCCTTGATGCGATTCTCCGTTGCCGAACGCCTGCTTCCGGGGAACTCTACGTGCAGTGCCCTGACTGCCATCATGGCCAATGGCGGCCTCTCTCCTGTGGTAACCGCCATTGCCCGCGCTGCCAAAATCACCTGACCAGTCTCTGGATCGACAAACAACGGGAAAAGCTCCTGCCTGTGCCCTATTTCATGGTGACCTTTACCTTGCCCTATCAGCTGCGTTCGTTGGCTTATCGTCACCAGGGAGAGGTCTATTCGCTCATGTTCCGGTGTGCTGCCGAAGTCCTGCGTTCATTCGCCCGCAATGCAAAATCTTTGGGCGCCGAGATCGGCATGACCATGGTCCTGCACACCCATTCAAGGAGATTGGAATTTCACCCGCATATCCACGTCCTGATCCCTGGAGGTGGCATTGACCAACAGGCTCGGGTTTGGAAAAAGCTATCGGGGAAATATCTCTTCAACGGTTTTGCCTTGGCCAAAGCCTTTCGCGGTAAGTTCCTGGCCGGAGCAGATGCTATCGGCTTGCGGATCACAGACAAAGTTCCGAAAAAATGGGTTGTCCACTGCGACCATATGGGCACCGGCGCACCGGCCTTAAAATACCTCGCAAGGTATTTGTACCGAGGCGTGATTGGAGAAAAAAACATCATTGCCAATACCAACGGCGAAGTAACCTTTAGGTACCGGGACAGCGCTACCGGGACAATGCAGAAGAGGACGCTTAGGGGAGAAGAGTTTCTGCGTCTGCTTCTTCAACATGTCCTGCCAAACGGGTTTAGGCGGCTGCGCGAATATGGATTTCTGCACGGGAATGCGAAAAAAATCCGTATGCTGGTCCAGTTGGTCCTGCACGTCGTTATCAGGCCGCAGCCGCCTCGCCCCCGACCAGTGTTTGCCTGCCCTCACTGCAATCAACCGATGCGCATTGTGTGCTTTAGAAATTCTTACCGCCAACCCGGGTAA